A genomic stretch from Engraulis encrasicolus isolate BLACKSEA-1 chromosome 10, IST_EnEncr_1.0, whole genome shotgun sequence includes:
- the gpr173 gene encoding probable G-protein coupled receptor 173 translates to MANGNESSEGPGNPLAAVVATTGGMVGGGPSSSATVSTYIKLVLLGLIICISLVGNLVVSLLVLRDRALHKAPYYFLLDLCLADTIRSAVCFPFVLVSIKNGSAWTYSVLSCKVVAFMAVLFCFHAAFMLFCISVTRYMAIAHHRFYSKRMTFWTCVAVVCMVWTLSVAMAFPPVFDVGTYKFIREEDQCIFEHRYFKANDTLGFMLMLAVLILATHVVYMKLLLFEYKHRKMKPVQMVPAISQNWTFHGPGATGQAAANWIAGFGRGPMPPTLLGIRQNLHNQNRRLLGMEEFKAEKQLGRMFYVITLFFLVLWSPYIVACYWRVFVKACTIPHRYLSTTVWMSFAQAGVNPIICFLLNKDLKKGLKAHLPPCCRTKPQLPREPYCVM, encoded by the coding sequence ATGGCAAATGGCAACGAGAGCAGCGAGGGCCCCGGCAACCCTCTGGCGGCCGTGGTGGCGACCACCGGCGGAATGGTGGGCGGGGGCCCATCCTCCTCTGCCACGGTGTCCACCTACATCAAGCTGGTGCTGCTGGGCCTGATCATCTGCATCAGCCTGGTGGGCAACCTGGTGGTGTCGCTGCTGGTGCTGCGGGACCGCGCGCTGCACAAGGCGCCCTACTATTTCCTGCTGGACCTGTGCCTGGCCGACACCATCCGCTCGGCCGTCTGCTTCCCCTTCGTGCTGGTGTCCATTAAGAACGGCTCGGCGTGGACCTACAGCGTGCTGAGCTGCAAGGTGGTGGCCTTCATGGCCGTGCTCTTCTGCTTCCATGCCGCCTTCATGCTCTTCTGCATCAGCGTGACACGCTACATGGCCATTGCCCACCACCGCTTCTACTCCAAGCGCATGACCTTCTGGACATGTGTGGCCGTGGTGTGCATGGTGTGGACGCTCTCGGTGGCCATGGCTTTTCCTCCCGTTTTCGACGTGGGCACATACAAGTTCATCCGCGAGGAGGACCAGTGCATCTTCGAGCACCGCTACTTCAAGGCCAATGACACGCTGGGCTTCATGCTCATGTTGGCCGTGCTGATCCTTGCCACGCACGTGGTCTACATGAAGCTGCTGCTCTTCGAGTACAAGCACCGCAAGATGAAGCCCGTGCAGATGGTGCCCGCCATCAGCCAGAACTGGACTTTCCACGGGCCCGGCGCCACGGGGCAGGCCGCGGCCAACTGGATAGCGGGGTTCGGACGTGGCCCTATGCCCCCCACCCTGCTGGGCATCCGGCAGAACTTGCACAACCAGAACCGCCGCCTGCTGGGCATGGAGGAGTTCAAGGCCGAGAAGCAGCTCGGCAGGATGTTCTACGTGATCACCCTCTTTTTCCTGGTGCTCTGGTCCCCGTACATAGTGGCCTGCTACTGGCGGGTGTTTGTCAAGGCGTGCACTATACCCCACCGGTACCTGTCCACCACCGTGTGGATGAGCTTCGCCCAGGCCGGAGTGAACCCCATCATCTGCTTTCTCCTCAACAAGGACCTGAAGAAGGGACTGAAGGCTCATCTGCCTCCTTGCTGTAGGACTAAACCTCAACTGCCCCGCGAGCCTTACTGCGTCATGTGA